A genomic window from Providencia alcalifaciens includes:
- the murQ gene encoding N-acetylmuramic acid 6-phosphate etherase, producing MSIDLSKMVTESRNEASTHIDQLSTIEMLQVINNEDKKVPLAVEKTLPQIAQLVDKVAAAFQQGGRLIYSGAGTSGRLGILDASECPPTYGTPHEQVIGLIAGGHQAIFRAVENAEDKPELGEQNLKNIDFNQKDILVGIAASGRTPYVLGAMKYARSLGATVASISCNPDSPVSQAADIAITPIVGAEVVTGSSRMKAGTAQKLILNMITTGAMIRIGKVFGNLMVDVEATNAKLIERQTKIVMEATECDRQSAESALQQCDRHCKTAILMILSGLNADEARQLLAKNNGFIRTALNIAKSV from the coding sequence ATGTCGATTGATTTAAGCAAGATGGTCACGGAAAGCCGTAACGAAGCCAGTACCCACATTGACCAATTATCTACCATTGAAATGCTTCAAGTAATCAACAATGAAGATAAAAAAGTCCCTTTGGCTGTCGAAAAAACCTTACCGCAAATTGCACAATTGGTCGATAAAGTTGCGGCAGCTTTCCAACAAGGTGGTCGTCTGATTTATTCTGGTGCGGGTACCTCGGGACGTTTAGGGATACTCGATGCCAGTGAATGCCCACCAACCTATGGAACCCCTCATGAACAAGTTATTGGCCTGATTGCGGGTGGTCACCAAGCTATCTTCCGTGCGGTTGAAAATGCAGAAGATAAACCCGAATTAGGGGAGCAAAACTTAAAGAATATCGATTTTAATCAAAAAGATATTTTAGTTGGGATCGCCGCCAGTGGCCGAACGCCTTATGTTCTGGGTGCCATGAAATATGCACGCTCCTTAGGTGCAACCGTTGCCTCGATTAGCTGTAACCCTGATAGCCCTGTCTCCCAAGCTGCTGACATTGCCATCACCCCGATTGTGGGTGCTGAAGTTGTCACTGGCTCTTCGCGCATGAAAGCAGGAACCGCACAAAAACTGATTTTAAATATGATCACCACCGGGGCGATGATCCGCATCGGCAAAGTCTTTGGCAATTTAATGGTAGATGTGGAGGCGACTAACGCCAAGCTCATTGAACGCCAAACTAAAATTGTGATGGAAGCAACTGAATGTGACCGCCAAAGCGCAGAATCTGCATTACAACAATGTGATAGACACTGTAAGACCGCGATTTTGATGATTTTATCTGGCTTAAATGCCGATGAAGCTCGTCAATTACTCGCTAAAAATAATGGCTTTATTCGCACTGCCCTCAACATCGCAAAATCCGTCTAA
- a CDS encoding YheU family protein: protein MIIPWKDLAPETLENLIESYVLREGTDYGVHEKSLQDKVNDVKRQLVSGEIVLVWSELHESVNFMPNNQFRP, encoded by the coding sequence ATGATTATTCCGTGGAAAGATCTCGCCCCTGAAACCCTTGAAAACCTTATTGAGAGTTATGTTTTACGCGAAGGAACCGATTACGGCGTTCACGAAAAAAGCTTGCAAGACAAAGTCAATGATGTGAAACGGCAGTTAGTTTCCGGCGAAATTGTGCTAGTCTGGTCTGAGTTACATGAGTCGGTAAATTTCATGCCTAATAACCAGTTTCGCCCGTAG
- a CDS encoding OsmC family protein: MEARVKWVEGLSFLGESASGHQIMMDGNAGDKAPSPMEMVLMAAGGCSAIDVVSILQKGRQDIVDCEVKLTSQRREEAPRYFTDINLHFIVTGRELTDKVVERAVQLSAEKYCSVAIMLEKTVNVTHSFEIKTP, encoded by the coding sequence ATGGAAGCACGCGTAAAGTGGGTTGAAGGGCTCTCTTTTTTAGGTGAGTCGGCATCAGGTCATCAAATCATGATGGATGGTAATGCAGGCGATAAAGCGCCAAGCCCGATGGAAATGGTTCTAATGGCGGCAGGTGGATGCAGTGCGATTGATGTGGTTTCTATTTTACAAAAAGGTCGTCAGGATATTGTTGATTGTGAAGTGAAATTAACTTCACAGCGTCGTGAAGAAGCCCCGCGTTATTTTACGGACATCAACCTGCACTTTATTGTGACGGGACGTGAATTAACGGACAAAGTGGTGGAGCGAGCGGTTCAACTTTCGGCAGAAAAATATTGTTCCGTTGCTATCATGTTAGAAAAAACGGTTAACGTAACTCATAGCTTCGAAATTAAAACACCGTAA
- the crp gene encoding cAMP-activated global transcriptional regulator CRP, which produces MVLGKPQTDPTLEWFLSHCHIHKYPSKSTLIHQGEKAETLYYIVKGSVAVLIKDEEGKEMILSYLNQGDFIGELGLFEEGQERTAWVRAKVACEVAEISYKKFRQLIQVNPDILMRLSAQMASRLQTTSEKVGNLAFLDVTGRIAQTLLNLAKQPDAMTHPDGMQIKITRQEIGQIVGCSRETVGRILKMLEDQNLISAHGKTIVVYGTR; this is translated from the coding sequence ATGGTTCTCGGCAAGCCACAAACAGACCCTACTCTTGAATGGTTTTTGTCACACTGCCATATTCATAAGTATCCATCCAAGAGCACTCTGATCCATCAGGGTGAAAAAGCAGAAACCCTTTACTACATTGTTAAAGGTTCAGTGGCTGTTTTAATCAAAGATGAAGAAGGCAAGGAAATGATTCTCTCTTATTTAAATCAGGGAGATTTCATTGGCGAACTTGGGTTATTTGAAGAAGGACAAGAACGTACTGCGTGGGTTCGCGCGAAAGTTGCTTGCGAAGTCGCGGAAATTTCTTACAAAAAATTCCGTCAGCTGATTCAAGTCAATCCAGATATCCTGATGCGCCTTTCTGCGCAAATGGCGAGTCGTTTGCAAACCACGTCCGAAAAAGTGGGTAACCTTGCATTCTTAGATGTTACTGGTCGTATTGCTCAAACATTATTGAATTTAGCTAAACAACCTGATGCGATGACTCACCCAGACGGTATGCAAATCAAAATTACTCGTCAGGAAATCGGTCAAATCGTAGGTTGTTCTCGCGAAACTGTCGGTCGTATTTTAAAAATGCTGGAAGATCAAAACTTAATCTCCGCACACGGCAAAACGATTGTCGTTTACGGTACTCGCTGA
- a CDS encoding phosphoribulokinase, which yields MSKKHPIIAVTGSSGAGTTSTSQAFRKIFHQLNIHPATLEGDSFHRYTRPEMDMAIRKAREQGRHISYFGPEANDFSLLEQTLIDYAKTGSGQSRKYLHTYDEAVPYGLQPGTFTPWESLPANTDVLFYEGLHGGVVTPEHDVAQHVDLLVGVVPIVNLEWIQKLIRDTTERGHSREAVMDSVVRSMGDYINYITPQFSRTHINFQRVPTVDTSNPFSAKAIPSQDESFIVIRFRGLDHIDFPYLLSMLNGSFISAINTIVVPGGKLGLAMELIMMPLVEKLMKQRNG from the coding sequence ATGTCGAAGAAGCATCCGATTATTGCAGTGACGGGTTCGAGTGGCGCAGGAACAACCTCAACGAGCCAAGCTTTTCGTAAAATTTTCCATCAATTAAATATCCACCCTGCCACTCTTGAGGGAGATAGTTTTCATCGTTATACCCGCCCTGAAATGGACATGGCCATTCGTAAAGCCCGCGAGCAAGGGCGCCATATCAGCTATTTTGGCCCTGAGGCCAACGATTTTTCTCTACTTGAACAGACCCTAATTGACTATGCTAAAACTGGCAGTGGTCAGTCTCGAAAATATTTACATACTTACGATGAAGCCGTGCCCTATGGTCTGCAACCCGGTACGTTTACTCCGTGGGAATCCCTGCCAGCCAATACCGATGTGCTGTTTTATGAAGGATTACATGGTGGCGTTGTTACCCCTGAGCACGATGTTGCACAACATGTTGATTTACTTGTGGGTGTGGTGCCGATTGTTAACCTTGAATGGATTCAAAAATTGATCCGCGATACCACCGAGCGGGGACACTCCCGCGAAGCCGTGATGGACTCGGTTGTACGTTCGATGGGGGATTATATTAACTATATTACGCCACAGTTTTCTCGTACCCATATTAACTTCCAGCGGGTTCCTACCGTTGACACCTCTAACCCTTTTTCTGCCAAAGCAATTCCTTCACAGGACGAAAGTTTTATCGTTATTCGCTTTAGAGGGTTAGATCATATCGATTTTCCTTATTTATTATCCATGTTAAATGGCTCGTTTATTTCAGCGATAAATACCATTGTGGTACCCGGTGGGAAATTAGGACTCGCGATGGAGCTGATTATGATGCCATTAGTGGAAAAACTAATGAAACAGCGAAATGGGTAG
- the yihA gene encoding ribosome biogenesis GTP-binding protein YihA/YsxC has product MAIKNHNYHMTKFVISAPDIRHLPKDTGIEVAFAGRSNAGKSSALNALTQQKSLARTSKTPGRTQLINLFEVEEGIRLVDLPGYGYAEVPEEMKRKWQQALGEYLQKRECIKGLVILMDIRHPLKDLDMQMIEWSVAMSIPVLVLLTKADKLASGARKKQLMEVRQALAPLSAEGDIEVEYFSALKKMGIDKLRIKLDSWYSNAAE; this is encoded by the coding sequence ATGGCAATTAAAAACCACAACTACCACATGACAAAATTTGTCATCAGTGCCCCCGATATCCGTCATCTACCTAAAGATACGGGCATTGAGGTGGCGTTTGCTGGCCGATCTAACGCAGGCAAATCCAGTGCATTAAATGCATTAACACAGCAAAAAAGCTTAGCGAGAACCAGTAAAACACCGGGAAGAACTCAGCTTATCAACCTATTTGAAGTTGAAGAGGGCATTCGCCTAGTTGACCTTCCGGGCTACGGTTATGCCGAAGTACCTGAAGAAATGAAGCGTAAATGGCAGCAAGCTCTCGGTGAATATTTACAGAAAAGAGAATGTATCAAAGGGTTAGTAATTTTAATGGATATCCGTCATCCATTAAAAGACCTTGATATGCAGATGATCGAATGGTCAGTTGCCATGAGCATTCCTGTTCTTGTTCTGCTGACCAAAGCAGATAAGCTCGCATCAGGTGCAAGAAAGAAACAGTTAATGGAAGTTCGCCAAGCATTAGCGCCGTTATCAGCGGAAGGCGATATTGAAGTGGAATATTTCTCTGCGCTGAAAAAAATGGGTATCGATAAATTACGTATCAAACTCGACAGTTGGTACAGTAACGCCGCAGAATAA
- a CDS encoding LysE family translocator, producing MTLGLIFSLFTFLFIAAVTPGPNNMLLTSCAANYGFRRSIQLLLGIMLGMQSILYLSAFGVAALLLLYPAIYIVLKIIGSVYLLWLAWKTATASYEPLKTDSKVSKSVTWFQGGLLQFLNPKAWMMGLGAVGSFSLPGELFTQSIIVMSIAFVIVNFVAGLIWMGFGSLIGVFLRRRRAWFIFNLVMGILTAACVPLIWFE from the coding sequence ATGACTCTGGGGCTAATTTTTTCGCTTTTTACGTTTTTATTCATTGCAGCAGTCACACCCGGCCCTAACAACATGTTGTTGACCTCTTGTGCAGCTAACTACGGTTTTCGTCGCAGTATCCAATTATTATTAGGAATAATGCTGGGAATGCAGTCAATTTTATATTTGTCTGCCTTCGGTGTTGCCGCGTTATTACTATTATATCCTGCAATTTATATTGTGCTGAAAATCATTGGTAGTGTTTATTTATTATGGCTAGCGTGGAAAACTGCCACCGCCAGCTACGAGCCACTCAAAACAGACAGTAAAGTGTCTAAAAGCGTCACTTGGTTTCAAGGCGGACTGTTGCAGTTCTTAAACCCGAAAGCGTGGATGATGGGGTTAGGTGCAGTAGGGAGTTTTAGTCTTCCAGGCGAGTTATTTACTCAGTCGATCATTGTGATGAGCATCGCTTTTGTGATTGTGAATTTTGTCGCGGGCTTGATTTGGATGGGCTTCGGTTCCTTGATTGGGGTTTTCCTACGTCGCCGCCGCGCATGGTTTATTTTCAACCTAGTGATGGGGATACTGACCGCCGCGTGTGTGCCGCTAATTTGGTTTGAATAA
- the ppiA gene encoding peptidylprolyl isomerase A — protein MLKRIFVPLLAICAMSTASLALAAGETYVKLVTSAGNIELELNSKKAPVSTENFLQYVNEGYYNGTTFHRVIPGFMIQGGGFNKELQQKQTRAPIANEADNGLRNLRGTISMARSANKDSATSQFFINVADNAFLDHGQRDFGYAVFGKVVKGMDVADKISKVKTENVGPYQNVPVEPITIISAEVVKKP, from the coding sequence ATGTTGAAACGAATTTTTGTGCCATTATTGGCAATCTGTGCAATGAGCACAGCTTCTCTAGCATTAGCCGCGGGTGAAACTTACGTTAAATTAGTCACCTCTGCAGGTAATATTGAATTAGAACTCAATAGTAAGAAAGCCCCTGTTAGTACTGAAAACTTCCTACAATATGTTAATGAAGGCTATTACAACGGTACAACTTTCCATCGTGTTATTCCTGGGTTTATGATCCAAGGCGGTGGTTTTAATAAAGAATTGCAGCAAAAACAAACCCGTGCACCAATCGCTAACGAAGCTGATAATGGATTACGTAATTTACGTGGGACTATTTCAATGGCTCGTAGCGCAAATAAAGACAGTGCAACCAGCCAATTCTTTATTAATGTCGCTGATAATGCGTTTTTAGATCACGGCCAACGTGATTTCGGCTACGCGGTATTCGGTAAAGTCGTTAAAGGAATGGATGTTGCAGACAAAATTTCTAAAGTAAAAACAGAGAACGTAGGTCCATATCAAAATGTTCCTGTTGAACCCATTACGATTATTTCTGCGGAAGTGGTTAAAAAGCCTTAA
- a CDS encoding aspartate aminotransferase family protein produces MSEQHAVNRQTFDQVMLPIFSPAEFIPVKGEGSRVWDQQGKEYIDFAGGIAVLALGHCHPSLVAAVREQSEKLWHVSNIFTNEQALKLAQKLTKATFADRAFFVNSGSEANEAAFKLARRYAITKYSPYKTKIIAFKQAFHGRTLFTVSVGGQAKYADGFGPKPADIIHVPFNDLDAVKAVIDENTCAVVLEPVQGEGGVTPATSEFLQGVRKLCDENNALLIFDEVQSGMGRTGKLFSYMHYDVIPDILTTAKALGGGFPISAMITTAEIAKTMEVGSHGTTYGGNPLACAVGNAAFDIINTDQVLDGVAKRRELFLTHLNKLNDQYGIFAEIRGMGLLIGAELNGKLINRSKDILQACAAEGLMMLNAGPNVLRFTPSLIISEDEINSGMAKLETAISKLLA; encoded by the coding sequence ATGTCAGAACAACACGCAGTCAATCGGCAAACTTTTGATCAGGTTATGTTACCTATTTTTTCGCCAGCTGAATTTATTCCAGTTAAAGGCGAAGGTAGCCGCGTTTGGGATCAGCAAGGTAAAGAATATATTGATTTCGCAGGTGGGATCGCGGTTTTAGCTCTGGGTCATTGCCATCCAAGTCTAGTTGCTGCTGTTCGTGAACAAAGCGAAAAACTTTGGCATGTGAGCAATATTTTTACCAATGAACAGGCGTTAAAACTGGCCCAAAAATTAACCAAAGCAACGTTTGCGGATCGCGCATTTTTTGTGAACTCAGGTTCTGAAGCCAATGAAGCCGCATTCAAGTTAGCGCGTCGTTATGCCATCACCAAATATAGCCCATATAAAACGAAGATCATTGCATTCAAGCAAGCGTTCCACGGCAGAACATTATTTACTGTGTCAGTTGGTGGACAAGCGAAATATGCAGATGGTTTCGGTCCAAAGCCTGCGGATATTATTCATGTACCTTTTAATGACCTTGATGCCGTTAAAGCCGTTATCGATGAAAATACCTGCGCTGTGGTTTTGGAGCCAGTTCAAGGGGAAGGTGGCGTAACCCCTGCAACATCAGAATTTCTGCAAGGAGTACGTAAACTTTGCGATGAAAATAATGCATTACTTATTTTTGATGAAGTGCAAAGTGGAATGGGGCGTACGGGGAAATTATTCTCTTATATGCATTATGATGTAATTCCCGATATTTTAACCACCGCAAAAGCGCTCGGAGGTGGTTTCCCTATCAGTGCGATGATCACAACCGCGGAAATTGCGAAAACAATGGAAGTGGGATCTCACGGAACCACCTACGGCGGTAATCCGTTGGCATGTGCGGTAGGCAACGCTGCTTTCGATATTATCAATACAGATCAAGTGCTTGATGGTGTTGCTAAACGTCGAGAATTATTTTTGACCCATTTAAACAAGCTCAATGACCAATATGGCATTTTTGCTGAAATTCGCGGAATGGGCTTATTAATTGGCGCAGAACTGAATGGAAAATTGATTAATCGTTCAAAAGATATTCTACAAGCTTGTGCGGCAGAAGGGCTGATGATGCTTAATGCGGGTCCGAATGTATTACGCTTTACTCCATCGCTGATTATTTCTGAAGATGAAATTAATAGCGGGATGGCGAAATTGGAAACGGCAATTAGCAAACTGCTGGCTTAA
- a CDS encoding type II toxin-antitoxin system RelE/ParE family toxin: MNKNFSVRLTFKPLAKKEWNSLNSSIKDKFKKILRKRTESYELLTAPSNRLSLQYNCYKIKLKKDGYRLAYTVKSDDVGNVQVTVAVVAVDRHDEIYNELNKRLKD, translated from the coding sequence ATGAACAAAAATTTCAGCGTTAGATTAACGTTTAAGCCCTTAGCTAAAAAAGAATGGAATTCACTTAACTCATCAATAAAAGATAAATTTAAAAAGATTTTACGTAAAAGAACAGAATCTTATGAGCTACTTACAGCTCCCAGTAATCGACTTTCTCTTCAATACAATTGCTACAAAATCAAATTGAAAAAGGACGGATATCGTTTAGCCTATACAGTAAAAAGTGATGATGTTGGTAATGTGCAGGTGACAGTTGCTGTCGTCGCTGTAGATAGGCACGATGAAATATACAATGAACTCAATAAACGCCTAAAAGATTAA
- the murP gene encoding PTS N-acetylmuramic acid transporter subunit IIBC, protein MAKITNEMIQQILQHVGGGRNIKQCGNCMTRLRLTLHDDQFIDKTEIKKIPGVLGVIESDDQLQIVLGPGKAQAAADLMKQMLENGEADEAHDATATQDLKEIASANKQQLKKKQTSAIHRFLSKFATIFTPLIPGFIGAGLLMGLASLLTLLSANQNLFPADSTQLAHLKSLIAYMSVFGKGLFTFMGLLIGYNAQKAFGGSGVNGAIIAALFILGYDPAATKGFYSGMTDFFGWYIDPRGNIIGILIACIFGAWVEKQVRKIIPASLDIILTSTITLLIVGAATFVFIMPIGVWLFEGMSWLFMHLNGNPIGTAVLAGLFLIAVMFGVHQGFIPVYVALVEAQGFNSLFPILAMAGAGQVGAALALYVKAKKGSVTRSQIGGALFPGFLGIGEPLIYGVTLPRVKPFVTACLGGAAGGFFIGAIAWMGLPVGLNTVFGPSGLIAIPLMTSDQGVLPAMAVYAGGVLVSYLCGFIFTYLFGSKNVDLD, encoded by the coding sequence ATGGCTAAAATAACAAATGAAATGATACAGCAGATCCTGCAACACGTGGGTGGCGGTCGCAATATCAAGCAGTGTGGTAACTGCATGACGCGTTTACGGCTCACCTTACATGATGATCAGTTTATCGATAAAACCGAAATCAAAAAAATCCCCGGCGTACTGGGCGTGATTGAAAGTGACGACCAGCTGCAAATTGTTTTAGGTCCAGGAAAAGCCCAAGCAGCCGCGGATTTAATGAAGCAAATGTTAGAAAATGGCGAAGCGGATGAAGCTCATGACGCTACTGCGACCCAAGATCTGAAAGAGATTGCTTCTGCCAATAAACAGCAGTTGAAGAAGAAACAAACCAGCGCCATTCATCGCTTTTTATCTAAATTTGCGACTATTTTTACCCCATTGATTCCGGGCTTTATCGGCGCAGGTCTATTAATGGGTTTGGCATCATTACTCACATTATTATCGGCAAACCAAAACTTATTTCCTGCGGATTCAACCCAACTTGCCCACCTCAAAAGCTTAATTGCGTATATGAGTGTCTTCGGTAAAGGGTTATTCACCTTTATGGGATTGTTGATTGGTTATAACGCCCAAAAAGCGTTTGGGGGAAGCGGTGTTAACGGTGCCATTATCGCTGCGCTGTTTATTCTAGGTTACGACCCAGCAGCCACTAAAGGCTTCTATTCCGGCATGACAGACTTCTTTGGTTGGTATATCGACCCGAGAGGCAATATTATCGGGATCCTAATTGCCTGTATTTTTGGTGCTTGGGTTGAAAAACAAGTACGCAAAATCATTCCGGCCAGTTTGGATATTATTTTAACCTCAACGATTACGCTGTTAATCGTCGGTGCGGCGACCTTTGTTTTTATCATGCCTATCGGCGTGTGGTTATTCGAAGGGATGTCTTGGTTATTCATGCACTTAAATGGAAACCCTATTGGCACAGCCGTATTAGCGGGTCTGTTCTTAATTGCGGTGATGTTCGGTGTCCACCAAGGCTTTATTCCGGTGTATGTCGCGTTAGTGGAAGCCCAAGGGTTTAACTCGTTATTCCCAATCTTAGCGATGGCGGGTGCAGGTCAAGTGGGTGCCGCATTAGCGCTGTACGTGAAAGCCAAAAAAGGCTCTGTTACCCGTAGTCAAATTGGTGGTGCCCTATTCCCCGGCTTCTTAGGTATTGGTGAGCCCTTAATTTACGGGGTGACGTTACCGCGCGTGAAACCGTTTGTCACTGCCTGTTTAGGGGGCGCTGCTGGTGGTTTCTTTATCGGTGCTATCGCGTGGATGGGTTTACCTGTTGGGTTAAATACCGTATTCGGTCCTTCAGGATTAATCGCGATTCCACTCATGACGTCAGACCAAGGTGTGCTTCCTGCAATGGCGGTGTATGCTGGGGGTGTCTTAGTCTCTTATCTGTGCGGGTTTATTTTCACTTATCTGTTCGGTAGTAAAAATGTCGATTTAGACTAG
- a CDS encoding aminodeoxychorismate synthase component II, with amino-acid sequence MLLLIDNYDSFTYNLYQYFCELGAEVLVKRNDEITIEEIEQLAPTHLVISPGPCTPDEAGISLEAIKYFAGKLPILGVCLGHQAIGQAFGASVVKAREVMHGKTSSIHHNHQGVFKGLNRPLTVTRYHSLVIAAETLPASFDVSAWSLNNGDIDEIMGIRHKTLPIEGVQFHPESILSEQGHELLSNFLKY; translated from the coding sequence ATGCTTTTACTTATTGATAATTACGATTCATTTACATACAACTTATACCAATATTTCTGCGAACTAGGGGCGGAAGTGCTGGTGAAACGTAATGACGAAATTACCATTGAAGAAATCGAACAATTGGCTCCAACCCATTTGGTCATTTCACCGGGCCCTTGCACGCCTGATGAAGCGGGAATTTCTCTGGAAGCGATAAAATATTTTGCCGGGAAATTACCCATCTTGGGGGTATGTTTAGGTCATCAAGCCATTGGGCAAGCTTTTGGTGCCTCTGTCGTGAAAGCACGAGAAGTGATGCACGGCAAAACGTCATCTATCCACCATAATCATCAAGGTGTATTTAAAGGACTTAATCGGCCTTTAACGGTGACTCGCTATCACTCTTTAGTGATTGCGGCGGAAACACTACCAGCCTCTTTTGATGTCTCCGCGTGGTCACTGAATAATGGGGATATCGATGAAATTATGGGGATCCGCCATAAAACCCTGCCAATTGAAGGGGTTCAATTCCACCCTGAAAGTATTCTCAGCGAACAAGGTCATGAGCTGTTGAGTAATTTTCTCAAATATTAG
- a CDS encoding hydrolase gives MSENFRPMSWAKNPHLQTLLPRIFRRTPKIIPTWQRLELPDGDFIDLAWSENPEQASEKPRLVIFHGLEGNFKSPYAHGMLESAQKQGWLGVIMHFRGCSGEPNRQKRIYHSGETSDARYFLHWLKQTWGDAPTAAVGYSLGGNMLACYLAENGENAELDAGVVVSAPLMLEACSMKMEKGISQLYQRYLLNGLKRNATRKLVRYPGSLPLNLLQLKQLKRIREFDDVITARIHGFDDAADYYQKCSALPKLSQITKPTLIIHAKDDPFMAPEVVPDLSHLPENIEYQMTEHGGHVGFVGGSFRKPQMWLETRIPLWLTAYLNEQKS, from the coding sequence ATGTCAGAAAATTTCCGCCCTATGAGCTGGGCAAAGAACCCACACCTCCAAACTTTATTGCCAAGGATCTTTCGTCGTACTCCGAAAATTATCCCAACCTGGCAGCGATTAGAATTGCCTGACGGTGATTTTATCGATCTTGCTTGGAGTGAAAACCCAGAACAAGCAAGCGAAAAGCCTCGTTTAGTGATTTTTCATGGGTTGGAAGGAAATTTTAAAAGCCCCTATGCCCACGGGATGTTAGAAAGCGCCCAAAAACAAGGGTGGCTCGGCGTGATCATGCATTTTAGAGGATGCAGCGGTGAACCTAATCGCCAAAAACGTATTTATCATTCAGGTGAAACCAGTGATGCCCGCTATTTTTTACATTGGTTAAAACAGACATGGGGTGATGCCCCCACTGCGGCGGTCGGCTATTCCCTTGGCGGTAATATGCTCGCCTGTTATTTAGCTGAAAACGGTGAGAATGCTGAATTAGATGCCGGTGTCGTTGTCTCGGCGCCATTAATGCTCGAGGCCTGCTCCATGAAAATGGAAAAAGGAATTTCTCAGCTCTATCAACGCTACCTATTAAATGGATTGAAACGTAACGCCACCCGCAAACTGGTGCGTTATCCCGGTTCACTCCCTCTTAATTTGTTGCAGCTTAAGCAGTTAAAACGCATTCGTGAATTCGATGATGTGATCACCGCGCGTATTCATGGTTTTGATGATGCTGCGGATTATTATCAAAAATGCAGTGCGCTGCCTAAATTATCTCAAATTACTAAGCCAACCCTAATTATTCACGCGAAAGACGACCCGTTTATGGCGCCTGAAGTCGTGCCTGATTTAAGCCATTTACCCGAAAATATTGAATACCAAATGACAGAACATGGTGGTCACGTAGGTTTTGTCGGCGGCAGTTTTAGAAAGCCTCAAATGTGGTTAGAAACTCGTATTCCCCTGTGGCTAACTGCGTATTTGAATGAGCAAAAATCATGA
- a CDS encoding type II toxin-antitoxin system Phd/YefM family antitoxin: MYTKTLLAKKTSSISEFKKNPSAAMNESNGEPVAILSHNKAIFYCVPTDLFELMVEKLGDQLLLEKTIARMNDAEIEVSWDDL, encoded by the coding sequence ATGTATACCAAAACGCTTCTCGCTAAAAAAACATCATCAATTAGTGAGTTTAAAAAAAATCCCTCCGCCGCAATGAATGAATCAAATGGTGAGCCTGTTGCTATTTTAAGCCACAACAAAGCAATTTTTTACTGTGTACCTACCGATTTATTCGAACTTATGGTTGAAAAACTTGGCGATCAGCTCCTATTAGAAAAAACAATTGCACGCATGAATGATGCTGAAATAGAAGTGAGTTGGGATGACTTATAA